A portion of the Halopelagius inordinatus genome contains these proteins:
- a CDS encoding cbb3-type cytochrome c oxidase subunit I: MNVSPFVVLVVASLLLAGVLYWRRRESDETTLTEPLADRLVRSDGGEENASSARRSPSGGTDGGDARPSASDGGVAPSMGMLFKREHKTSKPYGLMRWLTTVDHKDIGFLYLLFGLAAALWGATDAFMVRTELITPSVDVWDENTYNALFTTHGLTMLLFFVTPVFNGVANYFLPLLLDADDMAFPRINAIAFWLIPFSFVMVRAGLLTEVLAKVIDVFGPRIEFLYALEPPTTGWTMYVPLSATLPNPQIDLMLLGLHLSGIATVIGAINIIVTVFTERGEGVTWSEMDIFTWSMLTASGLILFAFPLLGSALLMLLLDRNFGTAFYALEANGPILWQHLFWFFGHPEVYILVLPAFGLTSQILPKFTGRTLFGYKFIVYSTLAIGVLSFGVWAHHMFTTGIDPRIRASFMVVTLSIAVPSAVKTFNWIATMWNGDIRLAAPLQFLVAGISLFIVGGVTGVFLASIPVDLLVHDTYYVVAHFHFFVAGIIAFSMFAASYYWYPLFTGRWYSKRLANLHTALSVVGVLVTFMPLFVIGLMGLPRRSASYPAQFAPLQQIASFGALIIAISVGVWLFNMVQSYRVGPKIRSADPWNLKPTGQFSNEWQWFERRLEQELGYVPDDRSDGEGERSEAETGRNRSTNRERESDGQSAGSEGASAEEDY; this comes from the coding sequence ATGAATGTCTCCCCCTTCGTCGTCCTCGTCGTCGCCAGTCTCCTCCTCGCGGGGGTGCTGTACTGGCGTCGCCGAGAGAGCGACGAGACGACACTGACCGAACCGCTCGCCGACCGACTGGTCCGTTCCGACGGGGGCGAAGAGAACGCCTCGTCGGCGCGTCGGAGTCCGTCCGGCGGAACCGACGGCGGCGACGCGCGTCCCTCGGCCTCCGACGGGGGCGTCGCGCCCTCCATGGGCATGCTGTTCAAGCGAGAGCACAAGACGAGCAAGCCGTACGGCCTGATGCGGTGGCTGACCACGGTCGACCACAAAGACATCGGATTTCTCTACCTCCTTTTCGGACTCGCGGCGGCGCTTTGGGGCGCGACGGACGCGTTCATGGTCCGGACGGAACTCATCACGCCGAGCGTCGACGTCTGGGACGAGAACACGTACAACGCGCTTTTCACGACGCACGGACTGACGATGCTCCTGTTTTTCGTGACGCCGGTTTTCAACGGCGTCGCGAACTACTTTCTGCCGCTTCTCTTGGACGCCGACGACATGGCGTTCCCGCGCATCAACGCCATCGCGTTCTGGCTGATTCCGTTCTCGTTCGTGATGGTCCGGGCGGGCCTTCTGACCGAAGTCCTCGCGAAGGTCATAGACGTGTTCGGGCCGCGAATCGAGTTCCTCTACGCGTTGGAACCGCCGACGACGGGGTGGACGATGTACGTACCGCTGTCCGCGACGCTCCCGAACCCGCAGATAGACCTGATGCTTCTCGGGTTGCATCTGTCCGGCATCGCGACCGTAATCGGCGCGATAAACATCATCGTCACCGTGTTCACCGAACGCGGTGAGGGCGTCACCTGGAGCGAGATGGACATCTTCACGTGGTCGATGCTGACCGCAAGCGGCCTCATCCTCTTTGCGTTCCCCCTCCTCGGGAGCGCGCTCTTGATGCTCCTCTTGGACCGCAACTTCGGGACGGCCTTCTACGCGCTCGAAGCCAACGGACCGATACTCTGGCAGCACCTGTTTTGGTTCTTCGGCCACCCCGAGGTGTACATCCTCGTGTTACCGGCGTTCGGCTTGACGAGCCAGATTCTCCCGAAGTTCACCGGTCGGACGCTGTTCGGCTACAAGTTCATCGTCTACTCGACGCTGGCCATCGGCGTCCTCTCGTTCGGCGTCTGGGCGCACCACATGTTCACGACGGGCATCGACCCGCGGATTCGCGCCTCGTTCATGGTCGTCACCCTCTCTATCGCCGTCCCCTCCGCGGTGAAGACGTTCAACTGGATCGCGACGATGTGGAACGGCGATATCAGACTCGCCGCGCCGCTTCAGTTCCTCGTCGCCGGAATCAGCCTGTTCATCGTCGGCGGCGTCACCGGCGTCTTCCTCGCGTCGATTCCGGTCGACCTCCTCGTCCACGACACCTACTACGTCGTCGCGCACTTCCACTTTTTCGTCGCGGGCATCATCGCCTTCTCGATGTTCGCGGCCTCGTACTACTGGTATCCGCTCTTCACCGGCCGGTGGTACAGCAAACGCCTCGCGAACCTCCACACCGCGTTGAGCGTCGTCGGCGTCCTCGTGACGTTCATGCCGCTTTTCGTCATCGGACTGATGGGACTCCCCCGCCGGTCGGCGTCGTATCCCGCGCAGTTCGCGCCGCTTCAACAGATAGCCTCGTTCGGCGCGCTCATCATCGCTATCAGCGTCGGCGTCTGGCTGTTCAACATGGTCCAGTCGTACAGGGTCGGGCCGAAGATTCGGAGCGCCGACCCGTGGAACCTCAAACCGACCGGGCAGTTCTCGAACGAGTGGCAGTGGTTCGAACGGCGACTCGAACAGGAACTCGGCTACGTGCCGGACGACCGGTCCGACGGCGAGGGCGAACGCTCCGAGGCCGAGACGGGTCGAAACCGGTCGACGAACCGCGAACGCGAGTCCGACGGGCAGAGCGCGGGCAGTGAGGGCGCGTCGGCCGAAGAGGACTACTGA
- a CDS encoding DUF6789 family protein has translation MNRPLAAVGGGLVGTVALSLLLLLFEVETRSRIRMFDAVARFVGVPGNTSVGFVLFVVAGVVAWPLLFAAVQPSLPGDDPALQGMGLAILLWVAFVLLGRGDLSGPIILAFAGLTLMAHLAYGFILGTAYARFTGTTPTADSPSERTETRW, from the coding sequence ATGAACCGTCCGCTCGCCGCCGTCGGGGGTGGTCTCGTCGGAACAGTCGCCCTGAGTCTCCTCTTGCTCCTCTTCGAGGTGGAGACGCGGTCGCGAATCCGCATGTTCGACGCCGTCGCCCGGTTCGTCGGCGTCCCCGGAAACACGAGCGTCGGCTTCGTCCTGTTCGTCGTCGCCGGCGTCGTCGCGTGGCCCCTGCTTTTCGCCGCCGTCCAGCCGTCTCTGCCGGGAGACGACCCGGCCCTGCAGGGCATGGGTCTCGCCATCCTGCTTTGGGTCGCGTTCGTTCTCCTCGGGCGCGGCGACCTCTCGGGGCCGATAATCCTCGCCTTCGCGGGGTTGACCCTGATGGCGCACCTCGCCTACGGGTTCATTCTCGGAACCGCCTACGCTCGGTTCACCGGAACGACGCCCACCGCCGACTCGCCGTCGGAGCGAACGGAGACGAGATGGTGA
- a CDS encoding Gfo/Idh/MocA family protein encodes MSYDVAVVGTGPDPDEKDTDGFAMAYRHAEAYDRLDDCELVACTDIVRENAEAFADHWNLPEGNVYEELDRMLGDVEPDVVSVCVPPAFHADIVVQCAESDVVSAIHCEKPMANTWEGCRRMVERADAHDVQLTFNHQRRFGGPFRRAKELLDAGEIGPLQRIELGGKNLFDYGSHYFDLCGFFNDQSDPEWVMAGIDYSEENVQFGVHNENGAIAQWGYENGVRGLASTGDDSIVPGEIRLVGADGMIDIGVEDGPTLRLFNDSTGGWKTMDTKGDTVHAPAWSKPRMAALKVAENVPLLPERWVDQSTFIDRAIADVIDALDSGRTPELAAENVVQSTELIFAAWEAARRRTKVELPLDVDGNPLEEMVEDGELLAESPVAEPAAEPADD; translated from the coding sequence ATGAGCTACGACGTCGCCGTCGTCGGAACCGGCCCGGACCCAGACGAGAAGGACACGGACGGCTTCGCGATGGCGTACCGCCACGCCGAGGCGTACGACCGCCTCGACGACTGCGAACTCGTCGCCTGCACCGACATCGTCCGCGAGAACGCCGAGGCATTCGCCGACCACTGGAACCTCCCGGAGGGGAACGTCTACGAGGAGCTAGACCGGATGCTCGGCGACGTCGAACCGGACGTGGTGAGCGTCTGCGTCCCGCCGGCGTTCCACGCCGACATCGTCGTCCAGTGCGCCGAAAGCGACGTCGTCTCCGCGATTCACTGCGAGAAGCCGATGGCGAACACGTGGGAGGGATGCCGCCGGATGGTCGAACGTGCCGACGCCCACGACGTCCAACTCACGTTCAACCACCAGCGACGCTTCGGCGGTCCGTTCCGCCGGGCGAAGGAACTGCTCGACGCGGGCGAGATCGGTCCGCTCCAGCGCATCGAACTCGGCGGGAAGAATCTCTTCGATTACGGGTCGCACTACTTCGACCTCTGCGGTTTCTTCAACGACCAGAGCGACCCCGAGTGGGTGATGGCCGGCATCGACTACTCCGAGGAGAACGTCCAGTTCGGCGTCCACAATGAGAACGGCGCCATCGCGCAGTGGGGCTACGAGAACGGCGTGCGCGGACTCGCGTCGACCGGAGACGACAGCATCGTCCCCGGCGAGATTCGACTCGTCGGCGCCGACGGGATGATAGACATCGGCGTCGAGGACGGCCCGACGCTCCGACTGTTCAACGACTCCACCGGCGGGTGGAAGACGATGGACACGAAGGGCGACACCGTCCACGCACCGGCCTGGTCGAAACCCCGCATGGCGGCGCTCAAAGTCGCCGAGAACGTCCCCCTCCTCCCCGAACGGTGGGTGGACCAATCGACGTTCATCGACCGGGCGATAGCCGACGTGATAGACGCTCTCGACTCGGGCCGGACGCCCGAACTGGCCGCCGAGAACGTCGTCCAATCGACGGAGCTGATATTCGCCGCGTGGGAGGCCGCCCGGCGGCGCACGAAGGTCGAACTCCCCCTCGACGTGGACGGCAACCCCCTCGAAGAGATGGTCGAAGACGGCGAACTGCTGGCCGAGAGCCCCGTCGCGGAACCGGCCGCGGAACCGGCGGACGACTGA
- a CDS encoding glycosyltransferase family 2 protein, with protein MDVSVIIPTLKPPSEIEAVEYLERGTFDDYEVVVSDAYPVTRARNEGIERASADKLVFLDDDSRPRENYLEQASKTLEEQYAVAGRIFHPRDDIFRKYFTAHYSHGDYPKTVDRFWGCNMALRREAVEAVGGWDEQMGWGHEEKELAERVTEEFDIYYEPDMVVDHPYAESIPDYWRKHYELAQQTPYYWETQGMSASEQVKETVSSLVNPLNYLGRTPTATVTRAGGTLAQGVGRIQGLLANRSRNVSTARPADCHEPVGGNR; from the coding sequence ATGGATGTCTCCGTTATCATCCCGACGTTGAAGCCTCCGAGCGAAATCGAGGCGGTCGAGTACCTCGAACGCGGGACGTTCGACGACTACGAAGTCGTCGTCTCGGACGCCTACCCCGTGACTCGGGCCCGGAACGAAGGCATCGAACGCGCGAGCGCGGACAAGTTGGTTTTCTTAGACGACGACTCCCGGCCCCGGGAGAACTACCTCGAACAGGCCTCGAAGACGTTAGAAGAGCAGTACGCCGTCGCCGGGCGTATCTTCCACCCCCGCGACGACATCTTCCGGAAGTACTTCACCGCGCACTACAGCCACGGCGACTATCCGAAGACCGTCGACCGCTTTTGGGGATGCAACATGGCGCTCCGGCGAGAGGCCGTAGAGGCGGTCGGCGGGTGGGACGAACAGATGGGCTGGGGCCACGAGGAGAAGGAACTCGCAGAACGGGTCACAGAGGAGTTCGACATCTACTACGAACCCGACATGGTCGTCGACCACCCGTACGCCGAGAGCATCCCGGATTACTGGCGCAAGCACTACGAACTGGCCCAGCAGACGCCCTACTACTGGGAGACGCAAGGCATGTCCGCGTCAGAGCAGGTCAAAGAGACCGTCTCCTCTCTCGTCAATCCGCTCAACTACCTCGGTCGCACGCCGACGGCAACCGTCACGAGGGCGGGCGGAACGCTCGCGCAGGGCGTCGGTCGGATACAGGGACTGCTCGCGAACCGGTCGCGGAACGTCTCGACTGCACGTCCCGCCGACTGCCACGAACCGGTCGGAGGGAACCGATGA
- a CDS encoding alpha-ketoacid dehydrogenase subunit beta: MTDKLRLVEAVRETLFEEMDRDEGVVVYGQDVGVNGGVFRATQGLVDEYPNRVYDAPVAEAGIVGLGVGLGAYGLTPVPEIEFSGFMHQAFHQIQQHVARIRSRTRGEFTCPMTIRAPYGGGIRALEHHSESFEAGYAHTPGLKVAIPSTPADAKGLLASSIRDPDPVVFFEPTRIYRAFREDVPEGDYTVPFGEADVVREGDDVTVVAWGAMRHRVSEAVDDVDASVEVIDPRTLAPLDSETILDSVRKTGRCVVVHEAPKTAGMAAEIIAQINDDALYYLEAPVQRVTGYDVPYPLFAREDEYIPGEDRIKTGIERALSA, translated from the coding sequence ATGACAGATAAGCTCCGATTGGTCGAAGCGGTCCGCGAGACGCTGTTCGAGGAGATGGACCGCGACGAGGGCGTCGTCGTCTACGGGCAGGACGTCGGCGTCAACGGCGGCGTCTTCCGCGCGACGCAGGGACTCGTAGACGAGTATCCGAACCGGGTGTACGACGCGCCCGTGGCCGAGGCGGGCATCGTCGGACTCGGCGTCGGACTCGGCGCGTACGGGTTGACGCCGGTGCCCGAAATCGAGTTCTCCGGGTTCATGCACCAGGCGTTCCACCAGATTCAGCAACACGTCGCTCGGATTCGGAGTCGGACGCGCGGGGAGTTCACCTGCCCGATGACGATTCGCGCGCCGTACGGCGGCGGCATCCGCGCCCTCGAACACCACTCCGAGAGTTTCGAGGCGGGGTACGCCCACACCCCCGGTCTGAAAGTCGCCATCCCCTCGACGCCCGCGGACGCGAAGGGACTCCTCGCGTCGTCGATTCGGGACCCCGACCCCGTCGTCTTCTTCGAACCGACGCGCATCTACCGCGCCTTCCGCGAGGACGTGCCCGAGGGCGACTACACCGTCCCGTTCGGCGAGGCGGACGTGGTCCGCGAGGGCGACGACGTGACAGTCGTGGCATGGGGCGCGATGCGTCACCGCGTCTCCGAGGCGGTGGACGACGTGGACGCGAGCGTCGAGGTGATAGACCCGAGAACGCTCGCGCCGTTGGACTCGGAGACGATTCTCGACTCCGTCCGGAAGACCGGTCGCTGCGTCGTCGTCCACGAGGCACCGAAGACGGCGGGGATGGCCGCCGAGATAATCGCACAGATAAACGACGACGCGCTCTACTACCTCGAAGCGCCCGTTCAACGGGTCACCGGGTACGACGTCCCGTATCCGCTGTTCGCCCGCGAGGACGAGTACATCCCCGGCGAGGACCGCATCAAAACCGGTATCGAACGGGCGTTGTCGGCGTAA
- the pdhA gene encoding pyruvate dehydrogenase (acetyl-transferring) E1 component subunit alpha, whose protein sequence is MPREQAIEFSIDHLQVLAPDGSVDSDLDPDLSEDHLLELYWTMKRSRRLDERAIALQRRGELGTYAPAIGQEAAQVGSADALEETDWMVTSFRETPAYLTRGTPPRALLQYAMGMEEGAAAPREERNFPPSVPVGSQALHAAGLGWAQEITGEDAATIGYFGDGATSEGDVYEALNLAGVFDAHSVFFCQNNQYAISVPREKQTRAETLAQKAIAAGIDGIQVDGNDVLGTYAAVKEAVESARNGDPVFVEALTYRRSIHTTSDDPSLYRKQEEEDEWEERDPIVRFESYLRERGILDDDRIEEMRESIEENLREEIAAANEAREGVEAVEMFDNVYESRTRELDRQRAAFTEGENDR, encoded by the coding sequence GTGCCTCGCGAACAAGCGATAGAGTTCTCGATAGACCACTTGCAGGTGCTCGCCCCGGACGGGTCGGTCGACTCCGACCTCGACCCCGACCTCTCGGAGGACCACCTGTTGGAACTGTACTGGACGATGAAACGGTCGCGCCGACTCGACGAACGGGCGATAGCCCTCCAGAGACGGGGCGAACTCGGGACGTACGCGCCCGCGATAGGGCAGGAAGCCGCACAGGTCGGGAGCGCGGACGCCCTCGAAGAGACAGACTGGATGGTGACCTCGTTTCGCGAGACGCCCGCGTACCTCACCCGCGGGACGCCGCCGCGGGCACTCCTCCAGTACGCCATGGGGATGGAGGAGGGGGCCGCCGCCCCGCGCGAGGAGCGGAACTTCCCGCCGTCGGTCCCCGTCGGCTCTCAGGCCCTGCACGCGGCGGGTCTGGGGTGGGCCCAAGAGATAACCGGCGAGGACGCCGCGACTATCGGTTACTTCGGCGACGGCGCGACGTCGGAGGGCGACGTGTACGAGGCGCTCAACCTCGCCGGGGTGTTCGACGCACACAGCGTCTTCTTCTGTCAGAACAACCAGTACGCCATCTCCGTCCCGCGGGAGAAACAGACCCGCGCGGAGACGCTGGCTCAGAAGGCAATCGCGGCCGGAATCGACGGCATCCAGGTTGACGGAAACGACGTGCTCGGGACGTACGCGGCGGTCAAAGAAGCCGTAGAGAGCGCTCGGAACGGCGACCCGGTGTTCGTCGAGGCGCTGACCTACCGTCGGTCGATACACACCACGTCCGACGACCCCTCGCTGTACCGCAAACAGGAGGAAGAAGACGAGTGGGAGGAACGCGACCCGATAGTTCGGTTCGAGTCGTACCTGCGCGAACGCGGTATCTTGGACGACGACCGAATCGAGGAGATGCGGGAGTCGATAGAGGAGAACCTGCGCGAGGAGATAGCCGCGGCAAACGAGGCCAGAGAGGGCGTCGAGGCGGTGGAGATGTTCGACAACGTCTACGAGTCGCGGACGCGAGAGTTGGACCGCCAGCGCGCGGCGTTCACGGAGGGCGAGAATGACAGATAA
- a CDS encoding cation:proton antiporter yields MAASYYLALIVVSLAILGAAVLPRIFADKPVSLPIIYVVSGGVLFLALGVEAPNPVDHPEITERLTELVVIIALMGAGLKLDRPFDWGAWSSTWRLLAITMPLSIVGTALLGWYVLGAHIATAVLMGAVIAPTDPVLAADVQTGPPAEGTDEEIDPEDQEGSIRFALTSEAGFNDGLAFPFTNLAIALAGAASIAAGEWLREWVLVDVLYKILVGIVVGYAAGQVIARFVFGEPASTRLAVVMEGAEALAATLLAYGVAELANGYGFIAVFVAALVLRHYEWEHDYYEHLHDFAVMTERLLMAGILVLFGGTLVSGLLDPLTWPMVGVGLVVLFVVRPIAGVVGLFGHSAHWAERLVIATFGIRGIGSFYYLAHALNEATFKERELLVAAEGLWALVGFIVLTSTFVHGIAASPVMRKLDAWRG; encoded by the coding sequence ATGGCGGCGTCATATTATCTCGCGCTGATCGTCGTGAGTCTCGCGATTCTCGGTGCGGCGGTGCTCCCTCGAATATTCGCCGACAAACCCGTCTCGCTGCCGATAATATACGTCGTCTCGGGTGGCGTGCTGTTTTTGGCTCTCGGCGTCGAGGCTCCGAACCCCGTCGACCACCCCGAGATAACCGAACGGCTCACCGAACTGGTGGTCATCATCGCGTTGATGGGTGCGGGACTCAAACTCGACCGCCCGTTCGACTGGGGGGCGTGGTCGTCGACGTGGCGACTGCTCGCGATCACGATGCCGCTTTCTATCGTCGGTACCGCGCTTCTCGGGTGGTACGTCCTCGGCGCGCACATCGCGACGGCAGTCCTCATGGGCGCGGTCATCGCGCCGACGGACCCCGTTCTCGCGGCGGACGTCCAGACCGGGCCCCCCGCCGAGGGAACCGACGAGGAGATAGACCCAGAAGACCAGGAGGGCTCCATCCGGTTTGCGCTCACCTCCGAGGCCGGATTCAACGACGGACTGGCGTTCCCGTTCACCAACCTCGCGATAGCGCTCGCGGGCGCGGCGTCGATCGCGGCGGGCGAGTGGCTTCGAGAGTGGGTGCTCGTCGACGTGCTGTACAAGATACTCGTCGGCATCGTCGTCGGCTACGCCGCCGGGCAGGTCATCGCGCGGTTCGTCTTCGGGGAACCGGCGAGCACGCGACTCGCGGTGGTGATGGAGGGGGCCGAAGCGCTGGCGGCGACGCTTCTCGCCTACGGCGTTGCCGAACTGGCCAACGGGTACGGTTTTATCGCCGTCTTCGTCGCCGCTCTCGTCCTTCGTCACTACGAGTGGGAACACGACTACTACGAACATCTCCACGATTTCGCGGTGATGACCGAACGCCTGCTCATGGCCGGAATCTTGGTTCTCTTCGGCGGCACCCTCGTCAGCGGACTGCTCGACCCCCTGACGTGGCCGATGGTCGGCGTGGGACTCGTGGTTCTCTTCGTCGTGCGACCGATAGCGGGAGTCGTCGGACTGTTCGGCCACTCGGCGCACTGGGCCGAGCGACTCGTGATTGCGACGTTCGGTATCCGGGGAATCGGCTCGTTCTACTACCTCGCGCACGCTCTCAACGAAGCGACGTTCAAGGAGCGAGAACTGCTCGTCGCCGCCGAGGGACTGTGGGCTCTCGTCGGGTTCATCGTCTTGACTTCGACGTTCGTCCACGGAATCGCGGCGTCACCGGTGATGCGGAAGTTAGACGCGTGGCGGGGGTAG
- a CDS encoding MFS transporter, translated as MTKWRTLLLATVGFNFSFLIWFSFAPFTGPMAEEFGLSLGEIGVLASAAIWLAPFGRILTGWLSDKYGAPAVFAIVLAYVGVFSMASAFAESYAVFFVERLIVATAGITFVIGIQHVSEWFEEENLGIAEGIYAGVGNAGAAAGALVLPRVFGPGWNGPLFQTNWRAAFFYTGVVSILLAVTYYLLGEAAATEERRQATADSATLKQWVHTATRYGTVALALAYVMSFGLELSMNGWLATYYREAFDTSNLVLASTFAATFSVAAGLLRPIGGYASDVLARKERDILPVFEGRYREQWTFVSLSFIVAAMGVMTLAGLSGAVLIAVAAGFLVGMACAFAEGAIFAQVPAMFPNSSGAVAGVVGGVGTVGGIVYPLVYSSVLLPNLHVGYAIVGATMVPIVLLNAWVYRPHVASRATVDGFLGSGSGPTLTDDD; from the coding sequence ATGACGAAGTGGCGGACGCTTCTGCTCGCCACGGTGGGGTTCAACTTCTCGTTTCTCATCTGGTTCTCGTTTGCGCCCTTCACGGGCCCGATGGCCGAAGAGTTCGGACTCTCGCTCGGCGAAATCGGCGTCCTCGCGAGCGCGGCGATATGGCTGGCCCCGTTCGGCCGCATCCTGACGGGGTGGCTCTCGGACAAGTACGGCGCTCCGGCCGTGTTCGCTATCGTCCTCGCCTACGTGGGCGTGTTCTCGATGGCGAGCGCGTTCGCAGAGAGTTACGCGGTGTTCTTCGTCGAACGTCTCATCGTCGCCACGGCGGGCATCACGTTCGTCATCGGCATCCAACACGTCTCAGAGTGGTTCGAAGAGGAGAACCTCGGCATCGCCGAGGGCATCTACGCTGGCGTGGGTAACGCCGGTGCCGCGGCGGGAGCCCTCGTCCTCCCGCGCGTCTTCGGACCGGGGTGGAACGGTCCCCTCTTTCAGACCAACTGGCGGGCGGCGTTCTTCTACACGGGCGTCGTCTCGATTCTCTTGGCTGTGACGTACTACCTCCTCGGAGAGGCCGCCGCCACCGAGGAACGCCGGCAGGCAACCGCCGACAGTGCGACGTTGAAACAGTGGGTTCACACCGCCACGCGGTACGGAACGGTCGCTCTCGCGTTGGCGTACGTGATGAGTTTCGGGCTGGAACTCTCGATGAACGGCTGGTTGGCGACGTACTACCGCGAGGCGTTCGACACGAGCAACCTCGTGTTGGCGAGTACGTTCGCGGCGACGTTCTCCGTCGCGGCGGGCCTTCTGCGCCCTATCGGCGGCTACGCGAGCGACGTTCTCGCGCGAAAGGAGAGAGACATCCTGCCGGTGTTCGAGGGTCGGTACAGAGAACAATGGACGTTCGTCTCGCTTTCCTTTATCGTCGCCGCGATGGGGGTGATGACGCTCGCCGGACTCTCGGGCGCGGTGTTGATAGCCGTCGCCGCCGGATTCCTCGTCGGGATGGCCTGCGCGTTCGCGGAGGGAGCCATCTTCGCGCAGGTTCCCGCGATGTTCCCGAACAGTTCGGGGGCCGTCGCGGGCGTCGTCGGCGGCGTCGGCACCGTCGGCGGCATCGTCTACCCCCTCGTGTACTCCTCTGTGCTCTTGCCGAACCTCCACGTCGGGTACGCCATCGTCGGAGCCACGATGGTTCCCATCGTCCTCTTGAACGCGTGGGTCTATCGGCCCCACGTCGCGTCTCGCGCCACCGTCGACGGGTTCCTCGGGTCCGGTAGCGGCCCGACGCTGACCGACGACGACTGA
- a CDS encoding GntP family permease produces MAIEFAHSPLVTFILALAAVILLLVVWDLPAFVGLIISAFFVGIINAVFVPDFSGADAASEVAAAFGDGMAGIGIPILMAAIIGKSMLESGAAQRIVRGFQNALGESNSDIALWGSSTVLAVPVFFDSVFYLMAPLARSMRARVGRDYTLFIVVVGAGAATTHVFVPPTPGPLAVADQIGVNLGMTILVGIATAFPAALLAGIVYGRWLNARLDIPLRDAMSTTTEELEDIANRKTSTLPGVFESLLPILLAVVLVGALTFVNSLQNVYPSLSAVEPYVAFVGNKNVALTIAAMVAAYSYYRHNEMERDEWTEELTEALKSGGNIAAITAAGGAFGALLAASGIGDYITGILSGIGIPLIVSAWLIAAIVRIAQGSATAAMLTTAGIMAPQVGQLDVHAAYLVMAIGAGGNIFSWYNDSGFWLVKEIGGLTIGETLRTWTALTTIISVTGLVATVTFSTILPMA; encoded by the coding sequence ATGGCAATAGAGTTTGCACACAGTCCGCTGGTGACGTTCATCTTGGCGTTAGCCGCGGTTATACTGCTGTTAGTCGTGTGGGACCTCCCGGCGTTTGTCGGGTTGATCATCTCGGCGTTCTTCGTCGGCATCATCAACGCGGTGTTCGTCCCCGACTTTTCGGGGGCGGACGCGGCGAGCGAAGTCGCGGCCGCGTTCGGCGACGGGATGGCCGGCATCGGGATACCCATCCTGATGGCGGCTATCATCGGGAAGTCGATGCTCGAAAGCGGTGCGGCCCAACGCATCGTCCGCGGGTTCCAGAACGCTCTCGGTGAATCGAACTCCGATATCGCGCTGTGGGGGAGCAGTACCGTGCTCGCGGTGCCCGTCTTCTTCGACAGCGTCTTTTACCTGATGGCACCCCTCGCACGGTCGATGCGCGCACGCGTCGGCCGCGATTACACGCTCTTCATCGTCGTCGTCGGTGCCGGTGCGGCGACGACGCACGTGTTCGTCCCGCCGACGCCGGGACCGCTCGCGGTCGCAGACCAGATCGGCGTCAATCTCGGGATGACGATTCTCGTCGGCATCGCGACGGCGTTCCCCGCGGCGTTGCTCGCCGGTATCGTCTACGGCCGATGGCTGAACGCGCGACTCGACATCCCGCTTCGCGACGCGATGTCGACGACGACAGAAGAGCTCGAAGACATCGCGAACCGAAAGACGAGCACCCTCCCGGGCGTCTTCGAGTCGCTTCTGCCCATCCTGCTGGCCGTGGTGCTGGTGGGGGCGTTGACGTTCGTCAACTCTCTGCAAAACGTCTACCCGTCGCTCTCTGCGGTAGAGCCGTACGTCGCGTTCGTCGGGAACAAGAACGTGGCGCTGACCATCGCCGCGATGGTGGCCGCGTACTCGTACTACCGTCACAACGAGATGGAGCGCGACGAGTGGACCGAGGAACTGACCGAGGCGCTGAAGAGCGGTGGCAACATCGCGGCGATTACCGCGGCGGGCGGGGCGTTCGGCGCGCTGCTTGCGGCGTCCGGAATCGGCGACTACATCACCGGCATCCTCTCCGGTATCGGCATTCCGCTGATAGTGAGTGCGTGGCTTATCGCCGCCATCGTGCGCATCGCGCAGGGGTCGGCGACGGCCGCGATGCTGACCACCGCCGGTATCATGGCCCCGCAGGTCGGCCAACTCGACGTCCACGCGGCGTATCTGGTGATGGCCATCGGGGCCGGCGGAAACATCTTCTCGTGGTACAACGACAGCGGATTCTGGCTGGTCAAGGAGATAGGCGGCCTCACCATCGGCGAGACGCTTCGGACGTGGACCGCTCTCACGACTATCATCTCCGTCACCGGTCTCGTGGCGACGGTTACGTTCTCGACCATCCTCCCGATGGCGTAA